Genomic DNA from Comamonas antarctica:
TCCCATATTCATGGGATTCGATTTGTCACAGATGAAGGTGGAATTGTTACCAGTGCGATGGAAGGGCCGCAAGCGGCCGCTGGTTCAACAACTTCGGGAGAAACGACGATGGCAATACAAGCGAAGCAACTGGCGTGGGCGCTCGCCAGCGCCACCCTGCTGACCCTGGCCGGCTGCGGCGGTGGCGGCGATGGCGGCAGCACCGGCAGCACCAGTAGCGGTGGCAGCGGTGGCGGCACTGGCGGCGGCACGGATACCGGCCCCGTCGGCAGCAAGACCAGCGTGCCCGTGACCGTGGTCGACGGAGCGCTGCAGAACGCGCTGGTCTGCCTCGATACCAGCCTCAATGGCCGCTGCGATGCCGATGAGCCCTCGGACAGGACGGACGCCGCAGGCCGGCTGGTGCTGCAGGTGCCCGATGCCGACGTGGGCAAGTACCCGATCGTCGCCAGCGTCGGCCTCGATGCCATCGATGCGGATCACGGCGAGGTCAAGACGGCCTATACGCTCAAGGCACCGGCCGACCGCACGGGCGTCGTGAGCCCGCTGACCACGCTGGTGCAGAGCTATGTGGAAACCAGCGGCGGCACCAGCGCCGACGCCGGCGCCGCGCTGCAGGCCCAGCTGGGCTTGGGCGCCTCGGTTTTCGATGACTTCACCAAGGACACCAGCGATGCCGGCAAGCTCGCGGGCACGCTGGCGCGCCTGATCGTGGTGGTGACCCAGACCCAGCTGGCCGCGACCCAGGGCGCCACCGGCGCGGACAACCAGCCCCTGCCGCAGGCGCAGATCGACAACGCCATTCATGCCAGCCTGCTGGCGCAACTGCCGACGCTGGCGCTCAAGGTGCGCGATGATCCGACGCTCGGCGACCCGGGCATTTCCGTGGCGCAAAAGCAGGTACAGATCGAAGCCGCGGCGCAGCAGGTGGCGGCCGCGGCCGGGCTGACCAAGGACAGCATTGCCTCGGTCGTGGCAGAGCAGTCCCAGGCGCCCGGCGCCGGTCCTGCGGACGAGAGCGGCGTCGCCACCGTGAGCCTGCGCTGGTTGAGCTTCACCAACCTGCAGAACTACTTCCTGCGCGCGTTCGAGGCCACGGCCGCGCAGAACACGCCCGACGCGAATGGCAAGACGCACTTCACCGAAGTGCGCGAGCGCCAGACCAATGGTTTCCTCGAGGAGTGGGGCATGGGCGCCAACAACTGGACGCGTCCGCAGATCTACTGGACCGGCAGCGAGTGGTTCGACTGCCCCACGGGCTTCGAGCACGAGTCGACGCCGGTCAATGCCGCGGGCGAATCCGAGTCGCTGTACTGCAAGGCCGTGGCCAGCCGCTCCAAGCGCAGCAATGTCGATATCTCGGGCCGCCCGATGATCGAGGTGGTGCGCGAGATCCGTGCCTATCCCGGCGCCGATGCCGCGGGCGGCGCGTTTGCCAGCTGGGGCCCGAACCCGGACCTGCCCGCCATCCAGTCCGCGCTCGGCACGGCGGTGTTCCCGGCCGGATCGGTGCTGAGCCGGCGCACGGTGACGGACGTCGGCGGCGCGATCTACTACAACCGCACGCCGCCCGCGCGCATCCCGTCGGCCGCGCAGCCGGACAACCCCGATTTCGCCACCTGGCGCAATGCCACGCTGGACGAGTTCATCGGCTGGAACACCGGCAACTACGTGAACGCTGTCGAAGTGCATGGCAACAACAGCCATGTGCTGCTCAACCGCGACTACACCCGGCTCGATGGCGCAGCCGGCTACAAGCGCTACCTGGTGGCCTTCCAGCCCGGGACGGCCAACGCCCGCTTCTTCCAGTGCGAAGGCAACATGCAGACGCGCCAGGAAACGCCGCCGCGCAACAGCACGCTCTTCGTCGATGGCAAATCCACCTGCGCGCCGATTCTTGAAACCACCTACCGGATCGAAACCCTGGGCGGGCGCCGCGTGCTGTCGTTCACGTCGGAGCCGGCGCAGCTCAGCGATTTCGGCGCGCAGGCTTATCGCCTGTTCATCGAACGCCAGGGCGTGACCTTCACCGGTTTCCGCGACAAGCCCCAGGTCAGCAAGCAGCAGCGCCTGAACGGCCCGGCGGCCGAAGCCCTGCTGGCAAAGCTCGGCCTCGACTGAGCCGCGTCACGGCCTGAAGCGCCCCGCCTGCGGGAGGGGCGCTTTTTTTGCGCCGGCTAGAACCGCGGCAGGTCGGGATGGCTGATCTGCCCGCCGCGCACCAGCATCTTGCCGTACTCGGCGCAGCGGTGCAGCGTGGGAATCACCTTGCCCGGGTTGAGCAGGCCCTGGGGATCGAACGCGGCCTTGAGCGCGAACATCTGCGCGTTCTCCTCGGCGCTGAACTGGGTGCACATCGAGTTGAGCTTTTCAATGCCCACGCCATGCTCGCCGGTGACGGTGCCGCCCATTGCCACGCTGGTCTCGAGGATGTCGGCGCCAAACAGCTCGCAGCGCCGCAGCTGGTCGGGATCGTTGGCATCGAACAGGATCAGCGGGTGCAGGTTGCCGTCGCCGGCGTGGAACACATTGGCGCAGCGCAGCTGGTACTTCTGCTCCATGGCCTGGATGGCGAGCAGGATGTCGGCCAGGCGCTTGCGCGGAATGGTCGAGTCCATGCACATGTAGTCGGGGCTGATGCGGCCGCTCGCAGGAAATGCGTTCTTGCGCCCGCTCCAGAAACGCAGGCGCTCGGCCTCGTTGGCGCTCACGGTGATGGCCGTGGCGCCGGCGTCGCGCAGCACCGCGCTCATGCGCTCGATCTCCTCGGCCACCTCCTCGGGCGTGCCGTCGGATTCGCACAGCAGGATGGCTTCGGCCGTGAGGTCGTAGCCGGCCTTGACGAAATCCTCGACGGCGGCCGTCATGGGCTTGTCCATCATCTCCAGCCCGGCGGGAATGATGCCCGCGGCAATCACCGCCGCCACGGCCGCGCCGGCCTGGCGCACATCGGCGAAGCTGGCCATGATGCAGCGCGCGAGCTGCGGCTTGGGGATCAGCCGCACCGTGATCTCGGTGGCCACGGCCAGCATGCCTTCGCTGCCGATCACCGTGGCCAGCAGGTCGTAGCCCGGCGTGTCGAGCGCCTGGCTGCCGAAGGTGACGGGCTCGCCCGCCATGGTGAAGCCCTTGACCTCGAGCACGTTGTGCACCGTGAGGCCGTACTTGAGACAGTGCACGCCGCCCGAGTTCTCGGCCACGTTGCCGCCGATGGTGCAGGCGATCTGGCTCGAGGGATCGGGCGCGTAGTACAGACCGAACGGCGCCGCGGCCTCGCTGATCGCGAGGTTGCGCACGCCGCATTGCACGAGCGCCGTGCGGCTGTAGGCATCGACCTTGAGGATGCGGTTGAACTTGGCCAGCGACAGCACCACGCCCAGCGCATGCGGCATCGCGCCGCCCGACAGCCCGGTGCCCGCGCCGCGTGCGACCACGGGCACCTGGAGTGCATGGCAGGCCTGCAGCACGGCCTGCACCTGGGCATAGGTTTCGGGCAGGCAGACCACCAGCGGGCGCTGGCGGTAGGCCGTGAGGCCGTCGCACTCGTAGGGCGTGGTGTCTTCGCTGTGCCACAGCAGCGCATGCGCGGGCACATGCGCGCTCAAGGCCTGCACGATCTGCGCCTGGCGGCGCGCGCGCTCGGCGGGGGAGGGCGAAGACGCGGACGCAGGGGCTGGGAGGGCGGTGTTCATGGCTTCAGACTTTAGGCGAAGGCGCGCCGGCGTGGTGTGAGTTTTCTTTCAGCATGTCTTGAAAAGTTCCGGGGACGCAGGGTGCGGGAGGCATTGCCTCGTGCATTGAGCGAAGGCTGGTTTTCGACCAACTCAGCACCCAGTGCGAACGGTGGCAGTCACTGGCGCGCCGCAGCGGTGGCGCGCAGGCTGTCCATCAACAGTTCGCTGGCCGGGGTCTGCGCGCGCCCGCGCAGCGTGATGATGCCGACCTGCGGCAAGTCGATGGGCAGCTTGAGGTCGAGTATGCGCAGCAGCCCCTGGCCGGCGAAATGCTCGGCCACGCCGCGCGCGAGAAAGCCCACCGCGGGGCGCTGGCGGATGCATGACAGCGTGACCAGGAACGACGCGGTCTCGACGATGTCCGCGGGCGGCTGCAGCTGGTGCTTGTAGAACATCTGCGCGAGCTTGGAGCGCGACGAGGCCCAGGGCGGCGGCACGACCCAGGGCAGCTCGGCCAGCATGGGCCAGCCGGGCCGGGCGGCGCCAGCCAGCGGGTGCTGCGGGCTGACCACGATGCACATCGCCTCGGGATACAGGGGCTCGGTTTCAAGGTCGGGCGAGGCATAGCCGGGCTCGAGCCGGCCGACGATCAGGTCGAGCTCGCCGACGCGCAGCCGTGGCAGCAGCCGCGTCAGGTCGCCTTCCTCGACCATCACCGTGGTCAGCGGCGATTGCTGCTTGACGCGCAGGATCGCCGGCATCAGCAGGCTGGGCATGGCCACGACCATCGCGCCGATGCTGGTGCGGCCGACGCCGCCGCTGGCCGCGGCGTCGATCTCGTCGCGCGTGCGCTGGTAGTCGGCGAGCACCGAGCGCGCGAAGCGCACCACGCTCACGCCATGCGCCGTGGGTTCGGTGCCGCGCGTGGAGCGCACGAACAGCTGCAGCTCGAACATCTTCTCGATCTCGGCGAGCATCTTCGACACCGCGGGCTGGGTGATGGACAGGAATTCCGACACCCGGCCCAGGTGGCGGAACTCATCGAGCGCCACCAGCAATTGCAGGTGGCGCAGCTTCAGGTTGGAACGGAGAACACGGTCGATCTGGCTCATGGCGGCATTGTGGCTTCATAACTGTTTCCTCATGAAGACAGTCCGCTATTTCATTGGATGGCAATCCTGATGTTCAGAATAATCGGCAAGCCTCGATCCCATAACAATCATTCGGAGACAACGATGAAGACATCCCGTTCCATGGCACGGCGCCAGTTCGTGCTCGCAGGCCTTGGCGCCGCTGCCGTTGCCGCGGTGCCTGGCCGCGTTCTCGCGTCCACCTATCCCGAGCGTCCGATCACCTTCATCTGCCCCTGGCCCGCGGGCGGCACGGCGGACCGTTCGATGCGCATCATCTGCCAGATCGCGGCGCGTGAACTGGGCCAGCCGATCGCGCTCGAAAACCGCGCCGGCGCCTCCGGCATGATCGGCACCAAGGCGC
This window encodes:
- a CDS encoding LysR substrate-binding domain-containing protein, producing the protein MSQIDRVLRSNLKLRHLQLLVALDEFRHLGRVSEFLSITQPAVSKMLAEIEKMFELQLFVRSTRGTEPTAHGVSVVRFARSVLADYQRTRDEIDAAASGGVGRTSIGAMVVAMPSLLMPAILRVKQQSPLTTVMVEEGDLTRLLPRLRVGELDLIVGRLEPGYASPDLETEPLYPEAMCIVVSPQHPLAGAARPGWPMLAELPWVVPPPWASSRSKLAQMFYKHQLQPPADIVETASFLVTLSCIRQRPAVGFLARGVAEHFAGQGLLRILDLKLPIDLPQVGIITLRGRAQTPASELLMDSLRATAAARQ
- a CDS encoding FAD-linked oxidase C-terminal domain-containing protein, whose protein sequence is MNTALPAPASASSPSPAERARRQAQIVQALSAHVPAHALLWHSEDTTPYECDGLTAYRQRPLVVCLPETYAQVQAVLQACHALQVPVVARGAGTGLSGGAMPHALGVVLSLAKFNRILKVDAYSRTALVQCGVRNLAISEAAAPFGLYYAPDPSSQIACTIGGNVAENSGGVHCLKYGLTVHNVLEVKGFTMAGEPVTFGSQALDTPGYDLLATVIGSEGMLAVATEITVRLIPKPQLARCIMASFADVRQAGAAVAAVIAAGIIPAGLEMMDKPMTAAVEDFVKAGYDLTAEAILLCESDGTPEEVAEEIERMSAVLRDAGATAITVSANEAERLRFWSGRKNAFPASGRISPDYMCMDSTIPRKRLADILLAIQAMEQKYQLRCANVFHAGDGNLHPLILFDANDPDQLRRCELFGADILETSVAMGGTVTGEHGVGIEKLNSMCTQFSAEENAQMFALKAAFDPQGLLNPGKVIPTLHRCAEYGKMLVRGGQISHPDLPRF